A window from Toxoplasma gondii ME49 chromosome IX, whole genome shotgun sequence encodes these proteins:
- a CDS encoding EF hand family protein (encoded by transcript TGME49_266105) has translation MLTEGRSEPVPEPDLSCRIHSVCFTPSNAENPGELSVLKKIKRLSASLQPATLSKSEDGYLHFGQRVMIVNERTGGFLCADVGDKTEKTTGVSFACATGPSYDSCVRNVFHLCRPINDDSFGSDTVIHFGQPVTVKVDASLSQLCPVKHGNQDRYLHSEIRSPISFAKFSNYQQVLFCPTTSANTVWKIFHVDPRVRFETEGCPVPANTPIVIKHAQTDQMLASSPKVNYRNDYGVEYEVHCKSYLATNKTQNLIAEACGRTTSDIDLRQQETENNWMIITADTHSESQASSTTES, from the exons ATGCTTACAGAGGGACGTTCAGAACCGGTGCCAGAGCCAGATCTTTCATGTCGCATCCACTCCGTTTGTTTCACGCCTTCGAATGCGGAAAATCCAGGGGAGCTGTCGGTCCTCAAAAAGATCAAGAGACTCAGCGCCAGTCTACAACCAGCGACACTAAGCAAGTCGGAAGATGGCTATCTCCATTTTGGCCAGCGGGTGATGATCGTCAATGAGCGGACGGGAGGGTTCCTGTGTGCGGACGTCGGTGAtaagacggagaagacaacTGGAGTCTCCTTTGCGTGTGCCACAGGACCTAGCTACGACTCCTGCGTTAGAAATGTGTTTCATCTCTGTCG GCCTATCAATGACGACAGTTTCGGATCCGACACAGTCATTCACTTTGGCCAGCCTGTTACCGTAAAGGTGGATGCCTCGCTTTCACAACTCTGTCCTGTCAAGCATGGAAACCAAGAC AGGTACCTGCACAGCGAAATACGATCTCCCATATCGTTCGCCAAGTTTTCAAATTACCAGCAAGTCCTGTTTTGTCCAACAACGTCCGCTAATACTGTCTGGAAG ATTTTCCACGTCGATCCTCGTGTTCGCTTCGAGACCGAAGGATGTCCAGTGCCAGCAAATACACCAATTGTAATCAAGCACGCACAGACAGACCAGATGCTAGCTTCATCCCCAAAAGTCAACTATCGCAATGACTATGGCGTTGAATACGAG GTTCACTGCAAATCCTACCTTGCGACGAACAAAACCCAAAATCTGATTGCTGAGGCATGCGGAAGAACAACTTCGGACATAGACCTAAGACAACAGG